A part of Bacillus rossius redtenbacheri isolate Brsri chromosome 1, Brsri_v3, whole genome shotgun sequence genomic DNA contains:
- the LOC134546275 gene encoding leucine-rich repeat and immunoglobulin-like domain containing-NOGO receptor-interacting protein 4, with the protein MRGILIVATLAASLWSASASETQCPSQCVCSPNSRAKGRLLPGRALCHTMPRELPLFITTLKVHNSQVPSITRDSLSRVMGQLDEVILESLHIESVEDGAFQTATNLRILKLSSNKLKDITAGTFTNCTKITELHLEENDLDFIDDYAFVSLVNLEELYLQRNQLTHLPSHLPLNLIKLVLATNKIGPDFINNLNLTHLTTLDLCDNPLGRVSLDALASLGSLQHLCLEGKGLGLPESTASHIPLLSHLSLASTTSARLDGATRQELAQLTAITFIQLSNYNILTFKFLEKLTKITEIHLTTVTISDESGKEFVDSFSQLTTLAIIKLDRSPQLAEVFTQNAHKFQLRFLHTLSLRDDGLTILRPGDIPSPNRLTLDVSGNPFHCDCHIEWLQDAHDLQDQTGTLCVTPVELHGRSLNTFTPGKLNCPADDQDASSSGHYSEHDAEDTNTHIIVICVIAALIIAVIVLAAAYFLYKKRRCIRISPETELYDQQQQVQTVQQMHSNDHLLKK; encoded by the exons ATGAGAGGCATCCTCATCGTTGCCACGCTTGCAGCGTCGTTGTGGTCAGCATCTGCGAGCGAGACCCAGTGTCCCTCCCAGTGCGTCTGCAGCCCTAACTCCCGGGCGAAAGGACGACTACTGCCAGGCCGGGCTCTATGTCACACCATGCCACGTGAGCTGCCACTCTTCATCACCACATTAAAG GTTCACAACTCTCAAGTGCCTAGTATCACACGAGACAGCCTCTCAAGGGTCATGGGCCAACTCGATGAAGTCATACTTGAATCGCTGCATATAGAGTCAGTAGAAGACGGAGCTTTCCAAACTGCAACAAACTTAAGGATACTCAAGCTGTCCAGCAACAAATTAAAAGATATCACCGCCGGGACGTTCACCAACTGCACGAAGATCACGGAACTTCACCTGGAGGAAAACGACTTGGACTTCATCGACGACTATGCTTTCGTGAGTCTCGTCAACCTCGAGGAACTGTACCTGCAGAGAAACCAGCTGACGCACCTGCCCTCTCACCTACCACTAAATCTCATCAAGCTAGTCCTAGCCACCAACAAAATTGGACCAGATTTTATCAACAACTTAAACCTG ACGCACCTCACGACGCTGGACCTGTGCGACAACCCGCTGGGGAGAGTCTCCCTGGACGCTCTGGCCTCGCTGGGCTCGCTGCAACACCTGTGCTTGGAAGGCAAGGGCCTCGGGCTGCCAGAGTCGACGGCCAGCCACATCCCGCTGCTGAGCCACCTCAGCCTCGCCTCCACGACCAGCGCTCGGCTCGACGGAGCCACCAGGCAAGAACTGGCGCAACTAACCGCCATCACATTTATTCAACTAT CTAATTACAACATTCTAACCTTTAAGTTTCTGGAGAAACTAACAAAAATAACGGAAATCCATCTGACAACTGTAACTATCAGTGACGAATCGGGCAAAGAATTTGTGGACTCTTTTTCCCAACTTACCACCCTGGCCATTATCAAACTGGACAGAAGCCCTCAGTTAGCTGAAGTGTTTACTCAAAATGCCCACAAGTTCCAGCTCAGGTTCCTCCACACTCTCAGCCTGAGAGACGACGGCCTGACCATCTTACGCCCTGGTGACATTCCGAGCCCAAACCGGCTCACACTGGACGTCAGTGGGAATCCCTTCCACTGCGACTGCCACATCGAGTGGCTGCAGGACGCGCACGACCTGCAGGACCAGACAGGCACGCTGTGTGTGACCCCGGTCGAGCTTCACGGCCGGTCGCTCAACACGTTCACACCAGGGAAACTGAACTGCCCAGCAGACGACCAAGACGCAAGCTCCTCCGGCCACTACAGTGAACACGACGCAGAAGACACAAACACCCACATCATCGTTATCTGCGTGATTGCAGCACTGATAATCGCAGTTATCGTCCTCGCAGCGGCCTACTTCCTCTACAAGAAGAGGAGGTGCATCCGCATCTCTCCCGAGACTGAACTATACGACCAACAACAGCAAGTTCAAACTGTTCAACAGATGCATTCTAACGACCACTTACTAAAGAAGTAA